The Vitis vinifera cultivar Pinot Noir 40024 chromosome 8, ASM3070453v1 genome segment GCAAAGGGTTATTCtcgtaaagaaaattacaatagcTAGAGCTCTCAGAGTTCCCATGATCGATGTTAAATGcacccattattttttttattgctatttttatttttcaaataaattttaaatataaaagaataaaaatgctCTCTTCTTCCTCAACCCCACAGccatccaaaaccctaaccctaagcctcctttcctttctctttttctttcttttcattttcattctttccttCCTGTCTTTTCCAATCATCTTCTTTctcaaatattcttttttttttctttttaaattaaagagaTAAAGGGGAAAAGAAACCAAAGAGAAGGGTACGATCATGGTGTCTCACCGTGACTGCGGCAGCACAGCAGCCACTGTCATCCCTCTCTCACTTTTGTGTTTTCTCTGTttcaataatcataataataataataataataataataataataataatctaacCGCGGCAAAAAGAAGGAAAGGGATGGTGGAGCTGGAGAAGAGtgaaggaagagaaaagaggGGTAGGGTGGTGGATGAGTGTAAGGAAGAAGAGGGCAACCatgttcataatttttatttgaaagtggGAAAAATAAGAGAGGTTTAGAGAGATGATCATGATATGTATGTATTTATTAACTCTCTTTTAAGGACTTTACAAGTAGCGATCACTccatattttcaaatgattatatatatatatatatatatatatatatatatatatatatatatatatatatatatatttatttatattatggcTTAAAATAAAGTTTCCTGTGACATTGAATCGAAATTTCAGTGACAAAATTTCCTAATTAATTTAACAGTTGAACAGATAACAATGAATAACATCATTAAATCATGGGGATTGTAGTCCATGGTGATTAGTGTAAGGTTCTGTAAGGGAATTTGAAGAGGTTATGcgtgaaatattaaaaatatatgattacATACTAATGCATTGAATTCAGCACTTGGCCATATCTTCCTCTGCTTGGCTTGATTGCAAATGAACGTCTGCCTCAACCAGAAGGAACAGTGTCGCAGAGTCCAAAACAAATTAACCGGCAAATTCATGCAATAGCCTATGACTAATTTACATGATATGCAATTAtccttttcatatatattgtgcAATCGATTAGATAGATTATcgcctttttttctttttttcacgtTTTATATGTAGCTTTCACTGAGAAAAGACAAAGATCCCAATTGTCCAGTTGTTTTATGTTGAAAACCCAACTCCTATATGCTGCACCATCCATGACTGCTTTTAGGAACAAGCAAAAAGGATCTGTATACATCGTTTTCTTACACACTTGAACCGTAAACCTTGCTGCTGTTTTTCTGCCTTGCTAAGCAAACTAGTAGATGTTCTAACAATATAACACCTCCCCACCTGTGTCTTCCTCTACCTTTTACAAAGATAGATGGGATATTGAGGTTCTCTCGTCAACTTCAACTGCAGCCTTTCAACAAACTTCATGCTCACTTCCCATGTCACCCCCCTTAATAAAAAGCCCCACTCCCCTCCATACTCCTCCAAACAAATTCTTTCTCCTCTACTTTCTCGGAGCAACAAGTTTTCTACTGATCGATACCAAGAGAGCCTAGGAAAATATGATGACGAAACTTCTCTCCCCAACTCTTCTTCTGCTGATCTTCTCCCTTCTCTGCACCACTACTTCTGGTCAGCCTTCAGCACCGGCTCAAGCACCTTCAGGTTCTACCACAACTTCTGGTCAGTCATCATCACCACCAGCTCCATCACCTTCAGGTCCTTTAGCTCCTTCAGCTTCTTCAGGTCCCGCCGACATCATTGCAATTCTCAGAAAGACCAGCAAGTTTAGTACCTTTATTGGGCTACTAAAGAGCACCCAAATGGATTCTGAAATTAATAGCGAACTCAAGAAAAAATCTAATGCGGGCTTCACCATATTTCTCCCAAATGCCCTATACATATCTACGAGTCCATGTAatcattttagaaaacaattccaatatttttaacacttaaaaatttttatcttctattcattaaaaaaaaattaaaaattcttttcaaaattattatcaaatacactcaaaatataattataaaacttaaaaatggaATGAGGGAAatctccaaataaaaaaaaaaagggagaattatatTTTGGGAGTAGATGGActcccaaattaacaaaaggtccatataactcttcaaattgagttgaaggatatgaaatagtaacggacaaatataccctttaagaacacatataaaatattttataaaattaagttaaataatttttttttcaataatattaaattaaataaaagtagctttcaaaaatattaaattaaataaattttttttcaaaaatattaaattaaattaaattaaagtatttaaaaaatatttttttagagttaaaattattaaaattattattattattattttctctctttttgacATACAGCTGTTAATTTCATATAGTTAATTTATCATACTTTGTAAtgtcaaatattaaaaaagagaaaataagaaaataatttaacaggATTTGGTAAAGAAGCAAAGGAAATGCGGTAGCCTTTTTGTGAATGTATTATGATTTAGGATTTTCTTTGTTGTATAATTTCACCCTCCACGCGACAAGTCTTTTATCTTCTCTCTTGTGCAATCGAATGCTATGTTTATGGAATCTTTTCTCTTCAAGTAAGTCGGTGCTAACAAGAGTGAAAGGTAACTCCCAATATCGTTGTCTCGTACAGTTGAATAACATATCCTGCTCTGCTAAGCAAACTTTGTGGATATTTTAACCACATGAACACCCCACCTCTGTCTTCCCCTACCTTACAAAGAGAGATGGGATACTATATTGAGGTTTGTTCTCTTGCCAACTTCAAACGCAGCCTTTCACCAAACTTCATGCTCACTTCCCATCTCAGTAAGGAAATTGGAACCCCCAAATCTGCAGGGAAAGCCTCTTTCAAAGTGGAACATAGTTGCCGTCTCACACTGCCATCACCCATGCCCATGTCTTCAATGTTGTCCCTTTTTCTCTTATGTTGTGCGGTTTTCTTTGTCCACTCAAGAACCTGAGAATTCCATTATATTGCATTGCCCATGTTAGGCATGTCAACAACAGTTTCTGATCCATTGGTttcatttgataattaaattatgaaatggaCAATTTCAAGCTAAAATGTGCAAATAATGAAGGAGCATGCATATATAAAATGgataatttgataaaagtacTGGGTTGTAACACATTCCAAAATATTGCTTCCTCTGGGACAtcataaattcataaaacaTAAGCATGCAGTAACCTGAAAATGTTTGAGGATCCGATGACTAATTTACATGATGTATACGCAATTATGTTTTTCATGTATTCTGGGCGATTATATAGATTatcgcctttttttttttttttttcttacatgtGGCTTTCACTGAGAAAAAATCCCAAATGTCCGGTTGTTACATGTTGAAAACCCAGCTCCTATATGCTGCACCCTCCATGGCTGCTTTTAGGAACAAGCAAGAAGGATCTGTATACATCGTTTTCTTACACACTTGAACCATATACCCTGCCCCTGTCTTTTCTGCCTTGCTAAGCAAAGTAGATGTACTAACAATATAACACCTCTCCAACTGTCTTCCTCTACATTTTACAAAGATAGATGGGATATTGAAGTTCTCTTGCCAGCTTCAAATGCAGCCTTTCACCAAACTTCATGCTCACTTCCCATCCCACCCCCTCAATAAAAGGCCCCACTCCCTTCCATACTCATCCAAACAAACTCTTCTCCTCTACTTTCTTGGAGCAACAAGTTTTCCATTTATCAACACCAAGAGAGCCTAGGAAAATATGATGGAGTCACTTCTCTCCCCAACTCTTCTTCTGCTGATCTTCTTCCTTCTCTGCACCACTACTTCTGGTCAGCTTTCAGCACCGGCTCAAGCACCTTCTCAAGCACCTTCAGGTTCTACCACAACTGCTGGTCAGTCTTCACCACCAGCTCCATCACCTTCGGGTCCTTTAGCTCCTTCAGCTTCTTCAAGTCCCGCCGACATCGTAGCAATTCTCAGAAAGGCCCGCAAGTTTAGTACCTTTATTGGGCTACTAAAGAGCACCCAGATGGACGCTGAAATCAACAGCGAACTCAAGAAAAAATCTAACGCGGGCTTCACCATATTTGCTCCAACTGATAGTGCCTTTTCGGACCTCAAAACTGGTACTCTGAACTCATTCACGGACAATCAGAAGGCTGCGCTGACAAAATTCCACATAATAAATTCTTTCCTTACAATCTCGCAGTTCCAAACTGTGAGCAACCCACTGCACACATCGGCAAATGGTAACACCAAGGAGTTTCCACTGAATGTGATAGGGAACGGAACTCAGGTGAACATGACAACAGGCCTTGTGAATACAACAGTGGACAGCACAGTATACAGTGATGGTCAGCTTGCGGTGTATGAGATCCCCCAGGTTCTCCTTTCACAAGGTATCCTCAGGACTCAAGCACCAGCACCGGCTCCTCTACCTCCAAAGCCTAAGAAGGTTACTCCCCTTAATTCACAGGCTCCTTCAAGGTCGACCACCTCTGCTGTTGATTCTTCTGATGGGACAGCACTGCCCCACCATGCACCGATTGTTGTATCCATTGGAGTGGCTGTTCTTGCGGCATTGCGCTTGTGCCTATGAATTGGTGCTGATTGatgaatgatgatgatgatgttatCTTGCAGTGTGCTTGTGCTGTTACGATTTTTCGTTTCATCAAAATTTTTACCTTTTGTTTCTCGAAAACGATTAATAACTCAAATGAGCCTTTTTCTTGTTGATATGGAGAAACTTAAGTGGCAAACTTGCTCCCTTCATGTTTCACACAAGTACTACACTTGAAAATGACTCCTGGAAAAATAAGGGGGAAACAAATCTAAGTAGATGAAGGCAATTGAGAAGGTAATGCCTAATTTTAGAGATGGTTTTGATTTTACTATGCAATCTAAACCACTAGAAAGCAACTTGCAGTCAAATCGGTATAAATCAAAAGCAGATACTTGGTTGTGAGAACTCCAAACCGTGCAAAGGGTTATTCTCGTGAAGAAAATCACAATAAGCTAGAGTTCTCAGAGCTCCCATGGTCGATGTTAAATGCacccatcaattttttttattactatttttatttttaaaataaattttaaatataaaaaaacaaaactgcTCTCTTCTTCCTCAACCCCACATccatccaaaaccctaaccctaacacccctttcctttctctttttctttctttaaattttccttttccttcc includes the following:
- the LOC100260171 gene encoding fasciclin-like arabinogalactan protein 11, which produces MTKLLSPTLLLLIFSLLCTTTSGQPSAPAQAPSGSTTTSAILRKARKFSTFIGLLKSTQMDAEINSELKKKSNAGFTIFAPTDSAFSDLKTGTLNSFTDNQKAALTKFHIINSFLTISQFQTVSNPLHTSANGNTKEFPLNVIGNGTQVNMTTGLVNTTVDSTVYSDGQLAVYEIPQVLLSQGILRTQAPAPAPLPPKPKKVTPLNSQAPSRSTTSAVDSSDGTALPHHAPIVVSIGVAVLAALRLCL